GATTGATTACCGAATCAATGCCAAGCGGTTTTGCTTGTAACATTGTTAAAGTATTTGAATTTACCTCTCCATCAATCCCGATTCCTTTTCGGTAAATTGCAAAAATATTTTCTTCGCCGCTTGGAAGTCTCGAGCCGGATATGCCATCGCCAAATGTGACTGTTGTCGTGTCATCACCGTTTATCTGAATCAGATAGCCTTGCTTGTTGAAATCCTGGCTGAAAAGAGTATCTACTTCATTCCAAAGAACACCATTTACATAAATATTCATTGTCCCTTTTCCCCCTGTTGCTGTCTTCGCGGGTACATATGTAAGGGGTGGGCTTTTTATCTTGAATTTCTGGTTTGGAACGGCTCCGTTGCCGCTACCAAGGATTTCCTCCACGGTTTCGCCATGCGTGGCCAAGGCAATATTGGCGCTTATGGTCAGAGTTGCTGGATCATAATATCGCTTTATATTATCCTGCAAATACAAAACTGTTCGAGCGCCGTCATTGTTGACACTTTTCAGGGCAGCTACTTCTGTTGCAATATCGTCGTTTTCGAATGTAGGGATATTCATTAAAGTGAACGAGCCGCCGGCTTTTGTTTTTACAAATCCTTCCAGCCCATGCCGATCTGTCAGGTGCCAAACGGTTGTGTTGTCGCTGTCAATAAATGGAGGACTTAATACTGAAAGTGTATCACCGTTCTTTATGCGGTTTTTCCATATTCCGTTAGCAGTTGTCAATAGTGTTTCAGTGTTGAATACAATTACATTAGCAGGATATACATCGTATTTTGGTTCCTGATGGTAATTAGCATCGTTTGGATTGTCATGGATAAAGGATAATCTCAATGTCTCCGTAGCCGCTATTGAAATAGTACCTGTAAGATCGCTTGAATCTTTTATAAACCAGGTTTCATTTCCGCTATGATCGATCACAGGAGCTTTTACAGCCGAAAGAACAGTCTCTTCATATATTTCTTTTAGGGTCGAACCGCTTTCGTCTAGGAACTTAAGGGAATGCCCCGTATGACTAACGAGTACTCTGGCCTGTTTTCCTCCAAGAACGATACGCCTGCCAGATTTTAACCCTGTGACAAAGGAGTCAAGCTCGATTCTGTTTCCGATGACAGGTCTGCCATCATGTACTTCTTCTTCGTATAGAGGTAGTTCGCGGTTATTAATAAGTACAACTGTATCCTGAATATAGAATTTACTTAGATTTTCATCAGTGTCTAGTCTTACTCTTGTCACTTTTCCTGATAATGTGTATTTTGCATGTTTAACAACGGAACAGCTGGAAACTCTGTAAAGTTCCTTGTAATAGTAATTGGATAGCACGATCCAGTCACCTTTACCGATTTGCGGGTATGCAGAGTCAAGATATAGGTAATTGCCCATGCTTACCGAGAGTCTGCAATTAGGCCAGTCGGCAGGTTTTGGTATGTCTTCAAGCGTGGAAAGCGTGTGTATTTCCACACCGTTTTTAATATCCCAAACCTTGAGGGTCTTGTCATTGCTGCCAGAGATGGCAAGAAGACCGTCACTTGAGATAGAAACGGAATTTACCGCGCCCGTATGCCCAGTCAACACAGTAGTGGAAAGCTGTTCCTGCCCAGATAATATGTATCTGTTCCATACGATAACGTTCTTATCCGCGCCTGAGGATATAAAATGACCTTCTTCCGGCAGAAATTTTACGTCATTGACTCCCAAAGCGTGACCTTTAAACTCGGAAAATTTCCATGGAAGGCTGTTACTCCAATTATCAGACGATTCACATACACGGATGGTCTTATCAAGGCAGGCTGAGATTACCTTATGTGTATTTCCTGAAATACGATAGTCAATCGAGGTAACGGCCAGAGTATGTTTATTGGTTTCAGCTTTTAATATTGGATTGTTCGAATTGGAAAAATTCCAGATCTTTACCGATTTATCTTGCATTCCACCAGAAGCGAAAAATTGACCGGCATTTGAAAAAGCCAGAGAGCTTACAGCGCCTTCATGCGCATTTATGGCGCTGCGAAGTTCCCATGCTTTGCCGGTATCACTTTGCCATATCGAAATTTTTCCACTATTACTGCCGACAATAAGGTTATGTTTATTTTCAGAATAGGAGAAGTCAATGGAAGTTATGGAATTATTTCCGTTTTCCAGAACATATGGCTTTGTTGTTTTTAAAACAATATTATTAAGGACAAGTACCCCGTTTATGTCGCCGGATG
This Nitrospinota bacterium DNA region includes the following protein-coding sequences:
- a CDS encoding putative baseplate assembly protein, producing MVLDVLTFYQERFANEAFMKTASERRSALELARTIGYELNPGVAASTYLSFTCEDNPESPDSTIVPVGTKVQSIPGDGELPQTFETVEEILARPEWNCLKPYRPVTLIPENTEAGVTSIRIKGTDTDLEIGDEILFVGDERISDPGSERWDIRKTEEIKIFPDKDCTELIWDRGLGHLTPPVNPADKPRIITFMEKASVFGHDAPEWEELSHEDRITVVGEDYGKITDVALTPDGRYAVAGYADSSLIVWEMDSGEIFNRLSGHNCKINCLAISPKGEYVASGDINGVLVLNNIVLKTTKPYVLENGNNSITSIDFSYSENKHNLIVGSNSGKISIWQSDTGKAWELRSAINAHEGAVSSLAFSNAGQFFASGGMQDKSVKIWNFSNSNNPILKAETNKHTLAVTSIDYRISGNTHKVISACLDKTIRVCESSDNWSNSLPWKFSEFKGHALGVNDVKFLPEEGHFISSGADKNVIVWNRYILSGQEQLSTTVLTGHTGAVNSVSISSDGLLAISGSNDKTLKVWDIKNGVEIHTLSTLEDIPKPADWPNCRLSVSMGNYLYLDSAYPQIGKGDWIVLSNYYYKELYRVSSCSVVKHAKYTLSGKVTRVRLDTDENLSKFYIQDTVVLINNRELPLYEEEVHDGRPVIGNRIELDSFVTGLKSGRRIVLGGKQARVLVSHTGHSLKFLDESGSTLKEIYEETVLSAVKAPVIDHSGNETWFIKDSSDLTGTISIAATETLRLSFIHDNPNDANYHQEPKYDVYPANVIVFNTETLLTTANGIWKNRIKNGDTLSVLSPPFIDSDNTTVWHLTDRHGLEGFVKTKAGGSFTLMNIPTFENDDIATEVAALKSVNNDGARTVLYLQDNIKRYYDPATLTISANIALATHGETVEEILGSGNGAVPNQKFKIKSPPLTYVPAKTATGGKGTMNIYVNGVLWNEVDTLFSQDFNKQGYLIQINGDDTTTVTFGDGISGSRLPSGEENIFAIYRKGIGIDGEVNSNTLTMLQAKPLGIDSVINPVPATGASAPETLNDARANAPKSVLTLGRIVSLKDFENFACSFSGIGKAQAVSLWISNSRAIHLTVSGPNGKEVSIHSNQYLNLMNGINAVREPIQRVIVDSYKSLYFNIDVNIICNPNYIADDVKNNVYDKLHSEFMFDKRSLGQTVSASEIITIIQDVPGVTAVDIDSLYMEGNECSFNSVLPAQSARVINNMILPSELLFPNEGGIKIKVKTNE